TTTCTTTAACATCAAAGGAATAACCGCCCCAAAAAGCCCAGCAATCATTAAATTTATAACCATAGCCATAGCTATTACAACACCAAGCATGGCACTTTTAAACCAAACAAACGACACTAAAGCCACAAGTAAGGCAAAAACAGCTCCATTTAAAAGAGCTATGCTACACTCTTTTTTTATAACCTCTTTTGCGTGTTCGAAATTTATATCTCCTAAGGCTAGGCGTCTAACTGTTACAGTAAGGGCTTGCATACCGACATTTCCCCCCATTGAGCTAACTATTGGCATAAGAACAGCTAAAGCCACATATGACTCAATAGTCGCTCCAAAAAGCCCTATAACAAATGAAGCAAGAAAAGCTGTGACTAAATTCACGCCAAGCCATGCTCCCCTTGAACGCCCTACTTCTATAAGGCTCTCACTCTCATCTTCAACCTCATCATCAACTCCAGCAAGGTTATAAATTTGCTCAGTTGCACTCTCAGTCATAAAGTCGTGGATATCATCAGGTGTAATTCGCCCTACTAAAACCCCACGACTATCAACAACTGGAACAACAGACAAATCATAATCACCAAAAATTTTAGCAACATCTGAAATTTTATCTCTATCATGCACTGTTATAGGAGTAAAATCATCATCTTTAGGAGCACTTTTTACAACCTCTTCAACTGTAAGACTAAAGTTATACAAAATAAGGTCAGATAAATTTATAGCGTATTTTAAATACCCTTTTTCATCAACAGCAAAAAGCTGATAAGCCACTTCTAATTCACCACTATGACGCATATCTCTTAGTCTATCTACAGCTACACTAACTTGCTCATCAAGTCTAGCACTAAAAAGTTCAAGCTGCATATAAGCACCAGCTTCGTCATCTTCATATGATGATAGTTTTAAAATATCTTCTTTATCATCATCATCAAGCTCATCAAAGATCTTTTTGGCCTCTTCTTTATTTATTTCAGATAGATCTTCTAAAAGCTCAAGTTGATCGTCACTTTCAAGCTCTTCAAAAAGCTCGACCATCCTATCTCTAGGTATAACATCAAGCATATCTTTAAGCATATGATTTGGCATATCAAATGTTGCTTCTGCCAAATCATCCGTATCTAGCTTATGCAAATACTCTTCATAAATTTCTTCATCATGTTTTTTTAATTTTCTAAGATGGTAGGCAATATCTGGAGCACTTAAATACTCCCCAACATCATCTATATGATCATCAAGAGCTTTTTGTGCTTCTCTTGCTTTTCTAGCAGCTCTTTCTTCTCTGCTTTCTTCTTTACTCTCTTCTAATATCTCATCTTGCAACTCTTCCATAAAGTCCCCTTAAAATGCTATAAAACTATCAAAACCTACAAATTTCTCAGGATTGTGAAAACCACCCATTGCCATTTGAAGTTTTTCATTTTGCTCTTTTACTAGCTTAGCAAATTCTTGCTTTTCCTTAACATTTTGAACCTCTTTTTCCACACTTACTACTTTTTGAAAATCCATAGCTTTGTTGTTTTTATAAAGACCTAGATGAAGATGTGGACCTGTGCTTGTCCCAGTTGAACCAACATAAGCTATAACTTGTCCTTGTTTGACACTTTGCCCTGATTTTAACCCCTTAGCAAAGCCATTTGTGTGCGCATAAAGGCTTTTGTATCCGTTTGCATGAGTGATCTCAACTGTTTTTCCATATCCACCCTTCCTGCCTACAAAACTAACTCTACCATCAGCGACTGCTTTTATAGGAGTTCCTGTTTTTGCAGCATAGTCAGTTCCAAGATGTGCTCTATATCTTTTAAGTATAGGGTGAAATCTTTTTGGGCTAAATTTAGACGAAACTCTAGCTCCAGGTATTGGAAGCTTGAAAAAAAATCTCTCACTTATCTTCCCTCTTTCATCATAATATTTTAAGCCATATTTATACATATATTTACTTTTACCATTTTCTTCTATCATTCCAGATATGATCTCAGGTTGACCATAAGGTCGACCAAGACGCTCTTTTTGGATATATCTAAGTGCAAGATTATCATTTTTTTGAAGCCGTTTAAAATTTACAACCTTACCAAAAACAACA
The sequence above is a segment of the Campylobacter corcagiensis genome. Coding sequences within it:
- the mgtE gene encoding magnesium transporter, which gives rise to MEELQDEILEESKEESREERAARKAREAQKALDDHIDDVGEYLSAPDIAYHLRKLKKHDEEIYEEYLHKLDTDDLAEATFDMPNHMLKDMLDVIPRDRMVELFEELESDDQLELLEDLSEINKEEAKKIFDELDDDDKEDILKLSSYEDDEAGAYMQLELFSARLDEQVSVAVDRLRDMRHSGELEVAYQLFAVDEKGYLKYAINLSDLILYNFSLTVEEVVKSAPKDDDFTPITVHDRDKISDVAKIFGDYDLSVVPVVDSRGVLVGRITPDDIHDFMTESATEQIYNLAGVDDEVEDESESLIEVGRSRGAWLGVNLVTAFLASFVIGLFGATIESYVALAVLMPIVSSMGGNVGMQALTVTVRRLALGDINFEHAKEVIKKECSIALLNGAVFALLVALVSFVWFKSAMLGVVIAMAMVINLMIAGLFGAVIPLMLKKFGVDPAVGSSVVLTALTDMIGFFAFLGLATIILL
- a CDS encoding peptidoglycan DD-metalloendopeptidase family protein; the encoded protein is MFKKIFILLVIVLNLHAKGYSMQNFTWPNGVTFLQFLENSNIPLRLYYNLSDTDKELATEVVAGTECEIMVDEDGILEQLLVPITEELQIHIYKDKSDNYALNFTPVIYTQSEHLLGVSIESSPYMDISKATGNSALANAFSVVFGKVVNFKRLQKNDNLALRYIQKERLGRPYGQPEIISGMIEENGKSKYMYKYGLKYYDERGKISERFFFKLPIPGARVSSKFSPKRFHPILKRYRAHLGTDYAAKTGTPIKAVADGRVSFVGRKGGYGKTVEITHANGYKSLYAHTNGFAKGLKSGQSVKQGQVIAYVGSTGTSTGPHLHLGLYKNNKAMDFQKVVSVEKEVQNVKEKQEFAKLVKEQNEKLQMAMGGFHNPEKFVGFDSFIAF